One stretch of Candidatus Schekmanbacteria bacterium DNA includes these proteins:
- a CDS encoding ribosome recycling factor: protein MNEDVLRETEEAMKKAVSFLTKELAKVRTGRANAAILDSVKVDYYGTPTPINQLATISIPESRLIVIQPWDTNVIGLIEKAIMKSDLGLTPNSDGKVIRIPIPELTEERRRELVKTVKKMGEQEKITIRNARRNGNEKLKKLEKEGHVSQDEIKKSIEKIQKITDSYIEKVDELLKLKEEEILTI from the coding sequence ATGAATGAAGATGTACTTCGTGAAACTGAAGAAGCAATGAAAAAAGCTGTTTCTTTTTTAACTAAAGAATTGGCAAAGGTTAGGACCGGCAGGGCAAATGCAGCAATTCTTGACTCAGTAAAAGTGGACTACTATGGCACTCCCACTCCAATTAATCAGCTTGCCACTATTTCAATTCCTGAAAGCAGACTTATAGTGATACAGCCATGGGACACCAATGTAATAGGACTAATAGAAAAAGCCATTATGAAGTCGGATTTAGGGCTTACACCAAATAGTGACGGAAAAGTGATTAGAATACCTATCCCTGAATTAACTGAAGAAAGAAGGCGTGAACTCGTAAAAACTGTAAAAAAAATGGGGGAGCAGGAAAAGATTACCATTAGGAATGCAAGGCGAAATGGAAATGAGAAATTGAAAAAGCTCGAGAAAGAGGGGCACGTATCTCAAGATGAAATTAAAAAATCTATTGAAAAGATTCAAAAAATAACGGATTCTTATATTGAAAAGGTGGATGAACTATTAAAGCTCAAGGAAGAAGAAATATTGACTATTTAG
- a CDS encoding 4Fe-4S dicluster domain-containing protein encodes MHVITDECIACGTCAEVCPVQAIEESGDMYKINDQCTDCGTCVESCPVDAIKPGE; translated from the coding sequence ATGCACGTGATTACAGATGAGTGTATTGCCTGTGGTACTTGTGCAGAAGTATGCCCTGTACAGGCGATTGAAGAATCAGGTGATATGTACAAAATCAACGACCAATGTACTGATTGTGGAACTTGTGTCGAATCTTGTCCTGTTGATGCGATCAAGCCCGGTGAATAG